ATGATAGATCTCCGCTGTCAAAGAGAAAATCTCTGGAGAGAAGGGATGGGATCCCAAGCATCAAAAGCTCATCTATTCCGGTTCGACATTGAATTTGCCCGAGAGAATAAAATTGCTCTGTTTCTGACCCTAATTTAGGCAAAATCTtgaaggatgatgagactGTCGCTTCCTACAATATTGAGGAGAAGGGCTTTGTTGTCTGCATGGTGAACAAGGTATATTGGAATTTTGATGCTGAATTTTGGCTTTTCACGAACGAGACTAACATAACCTCAGCCCAAAGAGAAGCCCGCACCTGCCGCTGAGTCTTCAACTGCTGCTCCTCCGGCCACTCCCGCCCAGCCTGTTACCAATACTCCGgctgctccagctgctccCGCCCAGTCTTCCACTACTCAGTCTGCAGCTCCGGCTACCCCGACTCCGCAACGTTCTGGCGAAGCTGGTGGCGAGACTGGGTCAGGCTTGGCTATGGGTGCTGAGCGTGCTGAGGCGATCGCAAACATGGAGGCTATGGGATTCGAGAGGAGTCAGATCGAGGCTGCCATGCGCGCGGCCTTCAACAACCCTGACCGAGCCGTTGAATATCTCTTGAATGTGAGTGTTTCAGGGACCCAAAGAATATGTAGCATGGCGCATGTCTAACCTGTCCACAGGGTATTCCCGAGAACATCCAACAGGAACAACAGGCTAGACAAGCCGCCGCAGCGGCCCCAACACAGTCTGCCCCAGCTGCTCAAGAGGggggcgatgatgatggaggcgtCAATCTTTTCGACCTTGCTGCGCaggctggcggtggtggtcgTGGAGGGAGCGGCGGCGGTAACGctgcagccgcagcagctCAGGGTGGTGCTGATTTGGGCAATCTGGACTTCCTCAGACATAACCCTCAGTTTCAGCAGCTGCGTCAGGTCGTccaacagcaaccacaaATGCTCGAGCCTATTTTGCAACAACTCGGCGCTGGTAACCCACAGCTTGCGCAGTTAATTGCCGCCAACCCCGACCAGTTCCTTCACCTTCTCGGTGAAAGTGCCGACGATGACGTTCCCCTGCCTCCTGGCGCCCAGGCTATCTCGGTGACGGAGGAAGAGCGCGATGCTATTGAGCGGGTGAGCTGACATCCTCTATCAGCCGAGTTTGTCCGTAGATGTCATGTGTGCTAACAGAAAATAGCTATGTCGCCTTGGCTTCGACCGTGACCAGGCCATTCAAGCCTACTTTGCCTGTGACAAAAACGAAGAACTCGCCGCCAACTTCCTATTCGACCAACCTGACGACGATGAACCCCCTACGAACTAAGGAGGTGTTGATATATAGGTGTCGGGTAAGAGGAACAATGACAACGACGGTGGAAAGCAGACGCACTCACGAGCGCTT
The genomic region above belongs to Pochonia chlamydosporia 170 chromosome 2, whole genome shotgun sequence and contains:
- a CDS encoding UV excision repair protein (RadW) (similar to Metarhizium acridum CQMa 102 XP_007810041.1), translating into MKVTFRVGFGFPATSPAYLRHPPWAQWSELRSHKAWISTPGFGDLKQQKFVLEVEPTDLISAVKEKISGEKGWDPKHQKLIYSGKILKDDETVASYNIEEKGFVVCMVNKPKEKPAPAAESSTAAPPATPAQPVTNTPAAPAAPAQSSTTQSAAPATPTPQRSGEAGGETGSGLAMGAERAEAIANMEAMGFERSQIEAAMRAAFNNPDRAVEYLLNGIPENIQQEQQARQAAAAAPTQSAPAAQEGGDDDGGVNLFDLAAQAGGGGRGGSGGGNAAAAAAQGGADLGNLDFLRHNPQFQQLRQVVQQQPQMLEPILQQLGAGNPQLAQLIAANPDQFLHLLGESADDDVPLPPGAQAISVTEEERDAIERLCRLGFDRDQAIQAYFACDKNEELAANFLFDQPDDDEPPTN